In the genome of Pempheris klunzingeri isolate RE-2024b chromosome 3, fPemKlu1.hap1, whole genome shotgun sequence, one region contains:
- the LOC139199001 gene encoding ecto-ADP-ribosyltransferase 4-like codes for MKFARGPVCALKSLRNWPTFCVFLAVALLLYHDPFLLLWWPQQPAEKTTTGGLPLDMATDSIDDMFDGCRSETASIIDLFGVFEWHFNRNFSFAWALAESNAKTPVHKHLKEDHAIVMYMYTKVKNIQQDFNNAVKTGKHKYGTYGFMFHYFYFYLTDAVQVLRHNETSCKTTYHRTRKQFSHNVINTNMRFGAFTLVASSMQSFDFNGNMSCFEIHSCFGADITYYSAANQMGQVLIPPYEVFKITDVLTNDPWCSVVYKLQSTKIPRRDLNCKLNQRQIKTYYGAVSTQWQASSVEMMSVCITLLIIISLVLVKRGQKCFVVAVMGALLVLTIILMMLRVYH; via the exons ATGAAGTTTGCCAGAGGACCAGTATGTGCACTGAAGTCACTGAGAAACTGGCCaaccttttgtgtgtttttggcgGTGGCGCTCCTCCTGTATCATGACCCATTTCTACTCCTCTGGTGGCCTCAGCAACCTGCTGAG AAAACTACGACTGGTGGTTTACCCCTGGATATGGCGACAGATTCCATTGATGACATGTTTGACGGCTGCCGATCTGAAACAGCCTCTATAATCGACCTctttggtgtgtttgagtggCACTTCAACAGAAACTTCAGTTTTGCCTGGGCTTTAGCTGAAAGTAACGCAAAGACACCTGTGCACAAGCACCTGAAAGAGGACCATGCTATAgtcatgtacatgtacacaaaagtgaaaaatatccAACAGGATTTCAACAACGCAGTGAAAACAGGGAAACACAAGTACGGCACGTACGGATTTATGTTCCACTATTTCTACTTCTACCTGACCGATGCAGTTCAAGTTCTGCGCCACAATGAGACATCTTGCAAAACCACCTATCACAGGACACGGAAACAGTTCAGCCACAATGTCATCAACACAAACATGCGTTTTGGTGCTTTCACCTTGGTGGCCTCAAGCATGCAGTCATTTGATTTTAATGGAAATATGTCTTGTTTCGAGATCCATTCATGCTTCGGTGCTGATATAACATATTACTCTGCTGCAAACCAAATGGGACAGGTGCTGATTCCACCCTATGAGGTCTTCAAAATCACTGATGTCCTGACAAATGACCCATGGTGCAGCGTGGTCTACAAGCTACAGAGCACCAAAATACCACGGAGAGATTTAAATTGTAAATTAAATCAAaggcaaataaaaacatattatgGAGCAGTTTCAACACAGTGGCAAGCAAGCAGTGTTGAGATGATGTCAGTGTGCATAACACTGTTGATTATAATTTCTTTAGTCCTTGTAAAACGCGGGCAGAAGTGTTTTGTGGTTGCAGTGATGGGTGCTCTGCTGGTGCTGACGATTATTCTGATGATGTTGAGAGTTTATCACTGA
- the LOC139199280 gene encoding NAD(P)(+)--arginine ADP-ribosyltransferase 1-like, giving the protein MAMMSFWAAMLMTYGASVAITKNSADPGLNNQIPLDLAPNAIDDMYTGCNDKMEYRVKKEYLPNERNKDKNFTVAWSEAEKYYNKKWKRKMGKQPSTSLGKEKIMAIYVYSLDTPAVYLDFNNAVRTQKSKYKTTFRYHSLHFFLTDALQKLNARKPEAERCLTGYRRVNSYFRQDVLNKMIRFGSFTSTSMGWYPSTARFGDKSCFEIVTCSGADISLYSKLGESEREALIPPYEVFKVTKIEKRSDQRSLPCEVVYKLKSTGKDLSTLNCVLL; this is encoded by the exons ATGGCAATGATGTCATTTTGGGCAGCAATGCTGATGACATATGGAGCCTCTGTAGCAATTACTAAG AACTCTGCAGATCCTGGGTTAAACAATCAAATTCCACTGGATTTGGCTCCAAACGCCATTGATGATATGTACACTGGCTGCAACGACAAAATGGAGTACAGAGTGAAGAAGGAGTACCTGCCGaatgagagaaacaaagacaaaaatttCACCGTGGCCTGGagtgaagcagaaaaatattacaacaaaaaatgGAAGCGTAAAATGGGAAAGCAACCTTCGACCTCGTTGGGGAAAGAAAAGATCATGGCTATTTATGTTTATTCTCTTGACACACCAGCAGTCTATCTTGATTTTAATAATGCAGTTAGAACCCAGAAATCCAAATACAAGACCACGTTCAGGTATCATTCActtcacttctttctaactGATGCCCTTCAAAAACTGAACGCTCGCAAACCCGAAGCAGAAAGATGTCTCACTGGTTATCGTCGAGTCAACAGCTACTTTCGCCAAGATGTTCTCAACAAGATGATCCGCTTTGGTTCTTTTACCTCCACCTCAATGGGTTGGTACCCCAGCACTGCAAGATTTGGAGACAAGTCATGCTTTGAGATAGTCACATGCTCTGGAGCAGACATCTCACTGTACTCTAAGCTTggggagtcagagagagaagccCTGATTCCTCCTTATGAAGTCTTTAAAGTCACAAAGATTGAGAAGAGATCTGACCAGAGGAGTCTTCCATGTGAGGTGGTCTATAAACTGAAAAGCACAGGAAAAGATCTTTCCACTTTGAATTGTGTTCTTCTTTGA
- the ftr84 gene encoding tripartite motif-containing protein 16 isoform X1, with protein sequence MADSSFPLPPEAYCPLCVDGLRDPVTIPCGDTYCLECIKIYWDQFDHMGVYSCPQCRATFTPRPVLRRNLPDVNHEPRRQLPELTPFPYLHRESFCDFCVGRRNKAVKSCLMCLAYYCETHVKPHYESSTFKRHKLVDETGHLDRKICPQHEKGLELFCRSDQMCICVLCTVREHRSHNITSAEEERIEKQKVLVVTQSEVQHIIQERMKELQELKHNVDVLKSCAQRAQAESDKTFHEMLQAVERWKAEINQMITANMQSAMSQAEGYVDRLGQEILELQRRDAELRQILETEDNIHFLQNFPTLCVPPEAMVPKVLINPQFSFGEMSKTATEMKEHLDDICKKELSKISKTVSETPVYILLPRNGDKRLKVPSRVDFQEPKIRTDFLRYSCKMSFDPNTVYKELVLSDGNQRVTRKKTVQFYSDHPDRFDGFSQVLCREPLTGFRFYWEAEWSGEFSIGVAYKSISRKGKNSHSLLGYNDKSWSLLCSDSGYSAWHNRVDRDLPDAPRATRIGVYLDYAGNTVAFYSITETMELIHRFKAQFSEPLFAGFGVGSSVTLCQLKQNTVPY encoded by the exons ATGGCTGATTCTAGTTTCCCTTTACCACCAGAGGCTTACTGTCCATTGTGTGTGGATGGACTGAGGGACCCGGTTACCATCCCCTGTGGTGACACCTACTGCCTAGAGTGCATCAAGATCTACTGGGACCAGTTTGACCACATGGGTGTGTACAGCTGTCCACAGTGTCGCGCAACCTTCACCCCACGGCCAGTGCTAAGACGCAATCTGCCTGACGTAAACCATGAGCCACGGCGCCAGCTTCCAGAGCTCACTCCTTTCCCCTACTTGCATCGGGAATCTTTCTGCGATTTCTGTGTTGGCCGTCGCAACAAGGCCGTTAAGTCGTGCCTTATGTGCCTTGCCTACTATTGCGAAACGCACGTCAAGCCACACTATGAGTCGTCCACCTTCAAGAGGCACAAGCTGGTAGATGAGACGGGGCACCTGGACAGGAAGATCTGCCCCCAGCATGAGAAAGGCCTGGAGCTGTTCTGTCGCTCTGACCagatgtgtatctgtgtgctgTGTACTGTCAGAGAGCACCGCAGCCACAATATTACCTCAGCAGAAGAAGAACGCATTGAAAAACAA AAAGTCTTGGTGGTAACCCAGTCTGAAGTCCAGCACATCATTCAGGAGAGgatgaaggagctgcaggagctcaAACATAATGTGGATGTTCTCAAA AGTTGTGCCCAGCGAGCACAGGCAGAAAGCGACAAGACATTCCACGAGATGCTGCAGGCGGTGGAGCGCTGGAAGGCTGAAATCAATCAGATGATAACAGCCAACATGCAGTCAGCGATGTCGCAGGCTGAGGGCTACGTGGACCGTCTGGGGCAGGAGATACTGGAGCTGCAGCGCAGAGATGCAGAGCTACGGCAGATCCTCGAAACAGAGGACAACATTCATTTTTTGCAG AATTTTCCTACCCTGTGTGTTCCTCCTGAGGCCATGGTGCCCAAAGTGCTCATCAACCCTCAGTTCTCCTTTGGAGAGATGAGCAAGACAGCCACAGAGATGAAGGAACATCTGGATGACATCTGTAAGAAGGAACTGAGCAAAATCTCCAAGACAG TTAGTGAAACCCCAGTGTACATACTTTTGCCAAGAAATGGAGACAAACGACTCAAAG TTCCTTCCAGAGTTGATTTTCAGGAACCTAAAATCAGGACAGACTTCTTAAGAT ACTCCTGTAAGATGTCCTTCGATCCGAACACAGTATACAAAGAGCTGGTCCTGTCAGACGGGAACCAGAGGGTCACACGGAAGAAAACAGTCCAGTTTTATTCAGATCATCCAGACCGCTTTGATGGCTTCTCCCAGGTGCTGTGCAGGGAGCCTCTGACTGGTTTCAGATTTTACTGGGAGGCTGAGTGGAGCGGAGAGTTTTCCATCGGGGTGGCCTATAAGAGCATCAGTCGCAAGGGGAAGAATTCGCACAGCCTGCTGGGCTACAATGACAAGTCTTGGAGTCTCCTCTGCTCAGACTCAGGCTACTCTGCTTGGCACAATAGGGTAGACCGAGACCTCCCTGATGCTCCCAGGGCCACACGAATTGGTGTGTATCTGGATTATGCAGGCAACACTGTGGCCTTTTACTCAATAACTGAGACTATGGAGCTTATCCACAGATTCAAAGCTCAGTTCAGTGAGCCTTTGTTTGCTGGTTTTGGAGTGGGCTCCTCTGTTACCCTCTGCCAGCTGAAGCAGAATACTGTACCTTACTGA
- the ftr84 gene encoding tripartite motif-containing protein 16 isoform X2, translated as MADSSFPLPPEAYCPLCVDGLRDPVTIPCGDTYCLECIKIYWDQFDHMGVYSCPQCRATFTPRPVLRRNLPDVNHEPRRQLPELTPFPYLHRESFCDFCVGRRNKAVKSCLMCLAYYCETHVKPHYESSTFKRHKLVDETGHLDRKICPQHEKGLELFCRSDQMCICVLCTVREHRSHNITSAEEERIEKQKVLVVTQSEVQHIIQERMKELQELKHNVDVLKSCAQRAQAESDKTFHEMLQAVERWKAEINQMITANMQSAMSQAEGYVDRLGQEILELQRRDAELRQILETEDNIHFLQNFPTLCVPPEAMVPKVLINPQFSFGEMSKTATEMKEHLDDICKKELSKISKTVSETPVYILLPRNGDKRLKGMFPSRVDFQEPKIRTDFLRYSCKMSFDPNTVYKELVLSDGNQRVTRKKTVQFYSDHPDRFDGFSQVLCREPLTGFRFYWEAEWSGEFSIGVAYKSISRKGKNSHSLLGYNDKSWSLLCSDSGYSAWHNRVDRDLPDAPRATRIGVYLDYAGNTVAFYSITETMELIHRFKAQFSEPLFAGFGVGSSVTLCQLKQNTVPY; from the exons ATGGCTGATTCTAGTTTCCCTTTACCACCAGAGGCTTACTGTCCATTGTGTGTGGATGGACTGAGGGACCCGGTTACCATCCCCTGTGGTGACACCTACTGCCTAGAGTGCATCAAGATCTACTGGGACCAGTTTGACCACATGGGTGTGTACAGCTGTCCACAGTGTCGCGCAACCTTCACCCCACGGCCAGTGCTAAGACGCAATCTGCCTGACGTAAACCATGAGCCACGGCGCCAGCTTCCAGAGCTCACTCCTTTCCCCTACTTGCATCGGGAATCTTTCTGCGATTTCTGTGTTGGCCGTCGCAACAAGGCCGTTAAGTCGTGCCTTATGTGCCTTGCCTACTATTGCGAAACGCACGTCAAGCCACACTATGAGTCGTCCACCTTCAAGAGGCACAAGCTGGTAGATGAGACGGGGCACCTGGACAGGAAGATCTGCCCCCAGCATGAGAAAGGCCTGGAGCTGTTCTGTCGCTCTGACCagatgtgtatctgtgtgctgTGTACTGTCAGAGAGCACCGCAGCCACAATATTACCTCAGCAGAAGAAGAACGCATTGAAAAACAA AAAGTCTTGGTGGTAACCCAGTCTGAAGTCCAGCACATCATTCAGGAGAGgatgaaggagctgcaggagctcaAACATAATGTGGATGTTCTCAAA AGTTGTGCCCAGCGAGCACAGGCAGAAAGCGACAAGACATTCCACGAGATGCTGCAGGCGGTGGAGCGCTGGAAGGCTGAAATCAATCAGATGATAACAGCCAACATGCAGTCAGCGATGTCGCAGGCTGAGGGCTACGTGGACCGTCTGGGGCAGGAGATACTGGAGCTGCAGCGCAGAGATGCAGAGCTACGGCAGATCCTCGAAACAGAGGACAACATTCATTTTTTGCAG AATTTTCCTACCCTGTGTGTTCCTCCTGAGGCCATGGTGCCCAAAGTGCTCATCAACCCTCAGTTCTCCTTTGGAGAGATGAGCAAGACAGCCACAGAGATGAAGGAACATCTGGATGACATCTGTAAGAAGGAACTGAGCAAAATCTCCAAGACAG TTAGTGAAACCCCAGTGTACATACTTTTGCCAAGAAATGGAGACAAACGACTCAAAGGTATGT TTCCTTCCAGAGTTGATTTTCAGGAACCTAAAATCAGGACAGACTTCTTAAGAT ACTCCTGTAAGATGTCCTTCGATCCGAACACAGTATACAAAGAGCTGGTCCTGTCAGACGGGAACCAGAGGGTCACACGGAAGAAAACAGTCCAGTTTTATTCAGATCATCCAGACCGCTTTGATGGCTTCTCCCAGGTGCTGTGCAGGGAGCCTCTGACTGGTTTCAGATTTTACTGGGAGGCTGAGTGGAGCGGAGAGTTTTCCATCGGGGTGGCCTATAAGAGCATCAGTCGCAAGGGGAAGAATTCGCACAGCCTGCTGGGCTACAATGACAAGTCTTGGAGTCTCCTCTGCTCAGACTCAGGCTACTCTGCTTGGCACAATAGGGTAGACCGAGACCTCCCTGATGCTCCCAGGGCCACACGAATTGGTGTGTATCTGGATTATGCAGGCAACACTGTGGCCTTTTACTCAATAACTGAGACTATGGAGCTTATCCACAGATTCAAAGCTCAGTTCAGTGAGCCTTTGTTTGCTGGTTTTGGAGTGGGCTCCTCTGTTACCCTCTGCCAGCTGAAGCAGAATACTGTACCTTACTGA
- the ftr84 gene encoding tripartite motif-containing protein 16 isoform X3: protein MADSSFPLPPEAYCPLCVDGLRDPVTIPCGDTYCLECIKIYWDQFDHMGVYSCPQCRATFTPRPVLRRNLPDVNHEPRRQLPELTPFPYLHRESFCDFCVGRRNKAVKSCLMCLAYYCETHVKPHYESSTFKRHKLVDETGHLDRKICPQHEKGLELFCRSDQMCICVLCTVREHRSHNITSAEEERIEKQKVLVVTQSEVQHIIQERMKELQELKHNVDVLKSCAQRAQAESDKTFHEMLQAVERWKAEINQMITANMQSAMSQAEGYVDRLGQEILELQRRDAELRQILETEDNIHFLQNFPTLCVPPEAMVPKVLINPQFSFGEMSKTATEMKEHLDDICKKELSKISKTVSETPVYILLPRNGDKRLKGMCLVDFQEPKIRTDFLRYSCKMSFDPNTVYKELVLSDGNQRVTRKKTVQFYSDHPDRFDGFSQVLCREPLTGFRFYWEAEWSGEFSIGVAYKSISRKGKNSHSLLGYNDKSWSLLCSDSGYSAWHNRVDRDLPDAPRATRIGVYLDYAGNTVAFYSITETMELIHRFKAQFSEPLFAGFGVGSSVTLCQLKQNTVPY from the exons ATGGCTGATTCTAGTTTCCCTTTACCACCAGAGGCTTACTGTCCATTGTGTGTGGATGGACTGAGGGACCCGGTTACCATCCCCTGTGGTGACACCTACTGCCTAGAGTGCATCAAGATCTACTGGGACCAGTTTGACCACATGGGTGTGTACAGCTGTCCACAGTGTCGCGCAACCTTCACCCCACGGCCAGTGCTAAGACGCAATCTGCCTGACGTAAACCATGAGCCACGGCGCCAGCTTCCAGAGCTCACTCCTTTCCCCTACTTGCATCGGGAATCTTTCTGCGATTTCTGTGTTGGCCGTCGCAACAAGGCCGTTAAGTCGTGCCTTATGTGCCTTGCCTACTATTGCGAAACGCACGTCAAGCCACACTATGAGTCGTCCACCTTCAAGAGGCACAAGCTGGTAGATGAGACGGGGCACCTGGACAGGAAGATCTGCCCCCAGCATGAGAAAGGCCTGGAGCTGTTCTGTCGCTCTGACCagatgtgtatctgtgtgctgTGTACTGTCAGAGAGCACCGCAGCCACAATATTACCTCAGCAGAAGAAGAACGCATTGAAAAACAA AAAGTCTTGGTGGTAACCCAGTCTGAAGTCCAGCACATCATTCAGGAGAGgatgaaggagctgcaggagctcaAACATAATGTGGATGTTCTCAAA AGTTGTGCCCAGCGAGCACAGGCAGAAAGCGACAAGACATTCCACGAGATGCTGCAGGCGGTGGAGCGCTGGAAGGCTGAAATCAATCAGATGATAACAGCCAACATGCAGTCAGCGATGTCGCAGGCTGAGGGCTACGTGGACCGTCTGGGGCAGGAGATACTGGAGCTGCAGCGCAGAGATGCAGAGCTACGGCAGATCCTCGAAACAGAGGACAACATTCATTTTTTGCAG AATTTTCCTACCCTGTGTGTTCCTCCTGAGGCCATGGTGCCCAAAGTGCTCATCAACCCTCAGTTCTCCTTTGGAGAGATGAGCAAGACAGCCACAGAGATGAAGGAACATCTGGATGACATCTGTAAGAAGGAACTGAGCAAAATCTCCAAGACAG TTAGTGAAACCCCAGTGTACATACTTTTGCCAAGAAATGGAGACAAACGACTCAAAGGTATGTGTCT AGTTGATTTTCAGGAACCTAAAATCAGGACAGACTTCTTAAGAT ACTCCTGTAAGATGTCCTTCGATCCGAACACAGTATACAAAGAGCTGGTCCTGTCAGACGGGAACCAGAGGGTCACACGGAAGAAAACAGTCCAGTTTTATTCAGATCATCCAGACCGCTTTGATGGCTTCTCCCAGGTGCTGTGCAGGGAGCCTCTGACTGGTTTCAGATTTTACTGGGAGGCTGAGTGGAGCGGAGAGTTTTCCATCGGGGTGGCCTATAAGAGCATCAGTCGCAAGGGGAAGAATTCGCACAGCCTGCTGGGCTACAATGACAAGTCTTGGAGTCTCCTCTGCTCAGACTCAGGCTACTCTGCTTGGCACAATAGGGTAGACCGAGACCTCCCTGATGCTCCCAGGGCCACACGAATTGGTGTGTATCTGGATTATGCAGGCAACACTGTGGCCTTTTACTCAATAACTGAGACTATGGAGCTTATCCACAGATTCAAAGCTCAGTTCAGTGAGCCTTTGTTTGCTGGTTTTGGAGTGGGCTCCTCTGTTACCCTCTGCCAGCTGAAGCAGAATACTGTACCTTACTGA
- the tppp2 gene encoding tubulin polymerization-promoting protein family member 2, whose protein sequence is MAESSVSVAEVETAFQKFAVHGDTKATGKEMNGKNFVKICKDCHVIDGKNVTTTDVDIVFSKVKAKSARVITFEQFIQAMTELAPKRFKGKSKEEALQQLYGLIGGKGPANLGVTKAAKAAAVDRLTDTTKYTGAHKERFDESGKGKGKAGREDIPDTSGYVTAYKGSGTYDDKVKEA, encoded by the exons atgGCTGAGAGCTCAGTGTCTGTAGCAGAAGTGGAGACCGCCTTCCAGAAGTTTGCCGTCCATGGAGACACTAAAGCCACTGGGAAGGAGATGAATGGCAAGAACTTTGTTAAGATCTGCAAGGACTGCCACGTCATTGACGGCAAGAACGTCACCACTACTGATGTTGACATAGTTTTCAGCAAAGTCAA GGCTAAGTCAGCTCGTGTAATCACATTTGAGCAGTTCATCCAGGCCATGACAGAGTTGGCTCCCAAACGTTTTAAAGGCAAAAGCAAAGAGGAAGCACTTCAGCAGCTCTATGGTCTCATTGGTGGTAAGGGGCCTGCCAACCTCGGAGTCACT AAAGCGGCAAAGGCAGCAGCTgtggacagactgactgataCCACCAAGTACACCGGAGCTCACAAGGAGCGGTTTGACGAGTCAGGCAAAGGCAAAGGAAAAGCCGGGCGTGAGGACATCCCCGACACCAGCGGCTATGTGACAGCTTACAAGGGCAGCGGCACTTATGATGACAAAGTGAAAGAAGCATAA
- the LOC139199386 gene encoding complement C1q-like protein 4, whose product MRAITCTLFIFALLGDCVRAEVTISDLRKEAVAWQEELPCRKWDCECAFKHQLGCCCAATELQDVEDQIFVRLMDLSTSMSQLGDSILEVIGGIRVAFTASMSRRTNCFGPFTRNRPVPYEVVTLNHGSGYNPALGLFTAPRPGLFSFSFSAYSKVSGVGERMYYKLQLVKNMEVVASTLENNRDDSEDCSSHTVLLSLQQGDQVYVELLNGRQLCGNIEGVNIFSGHLIYPAL is encoded by the exons atgagagctATAACATGCACTCTGTTCATCTTTGCCCTGCTGGGGGACTGTGTGAGAGCTGAAGTCACTATCAGCGACCTACGAAAGGAAGCAG TGGCGTGGCAGGAGGAGCTGCCGTGCAGAAAGTGGGACTGTGAGTGCGCATTCAAGCACCAGCTGGGCTGCTGTTGTGCTGCCACGGAGCTCCAAGACGTGGAGGATCAAATCTTTGTGAGATTGATGGACCTGTCGACGAGCATGTCCCAGCTGGGTGACAGCATTCTTGAAGTTATAG GAGGGATAAGGGTTGCGTTCACAGCCTCCATGAGCCGCAGAACAAACTGCTTTGGACCTTTCACCAGAAACAGGCCTGTCCCTTATGAAGTCGTCACCCTCAACCATGGAAGTGGATACAACCCCGCCCTGG GACTATTCACAGCTCCTCGTCCTGGTctgttctccttctccttctcggCCTATTCCAAAGTGAGCGGGGTAGGCGAGAGGATGTACTACAAGTTGCAGCTTGTGAAAAACATGGAGGTGGTGGCATCCACTTTGGAAAACAACAGAGACGACTCAGAAGACTGCAGCTCCCACACGGTATTGCTGTCGCTGCAGCAAGGAGACCAGGTCTATGTAGAGCTGCTGAATGGCAGGCAGCTATGTGGGAACATCGAGGGCGTAAACATCTTCTCTGGCCATCTGATTTACCCCGCTCTTTGA